A single window of Zea mays cultivar B73 chromosome 10, Zm-B73-REFERENCE-NAM-5.0, whole genome shotgun sequence DNA harbors:
- the LOC103641484 gene encoding anoctamin-like protein Os01g0706700 — translation MIMMFACAFPLIFCFAALNNVTEIRADALKLLVMLKTPEPRAAATIGAWLNIFQFLVVMAICTNCLLLVCLYDEEGKWRIEPGLAAILIMEHALLLIKFGFSHFVLEEPAWVKANRVRYVAQAQNVCSKQLLRSISKFDEKLD, via the exons ATGATCATGATGTTTGCCTGTGCATTTCCATTGATATTCTGCTTTGCAGCTCTG AACAATGTTACTGAAATCAGAGCAGATGCATTGAAGTTGTTAGTCATGTTGAAAACACCTGAGCCGCGTGCTGCAGCTACAATTGGAGCATGGTTGAACATATTCCAG TTCTTGGTTGTGATGGCAATATGCACCAACTGCTTGCTTCTCGTTTGTCTGTATGACGAGGAGGGGAAATGGAGGATTGAGCCAGGACTAGCAGCAATCCTCATAATGGAGCATGCTctcctcttaatcaagtttggttTCTCACACTTTGTGCTTGAG GAGCCTGCGTGGGTGAAAGCAAATCGTGTGCGGTATGTAGCTCAGGCACAAAACGTCTGCTCCAAACAACTTTTGAGGAGCATTTCAAAATTTGACGAAAAACTGGATTGA